Proteins from a genomic interval of Pseudomonas anuradhapurensis:
- a CDS encoding SAM-dependent methyltransferase: MHNPSVSVSKSAGLVPWLGSLVLAQLGKLRHGYLRVSHAGQQWCFGSADSALQAELEIVDDRAWRLIACNGSIGAGEAYIHGYWRSPDLAAVTRLFVANLEVLDAMESGLARLGRPALRLLHWLNRNSRRGARRNILAHYDLGNALFEQLLDPTMMYSAAMFEHDGQSLEQAQLNKLEHICQKLRLHPGDHLIEIGCGWGSLAIHAATRHGCRVTTTTLSEAQYAYTRQRVEALGLAQRVTVLREDYRDLRGTFDKLVSIEMIEAVGHRYLPDYFNQCARLLKPDGLMLLQAITIRDQRYHQARRSVDFIQRYIFPGGALPSLTVLLHNATRHTPLNLVHLQDFGLDYARTLRHWHDNLRQARNALNALGYDDAFQRLWEFYLCYCQGGFEERAIGVAQLLLAAPKALRAPLPEH; the protein is encoded by the coding sequence ATGCACAATCCCAGCGTGAGCGTTAGCAAGTCCGCCGGCCTGGTCCCGTGGCTGGGCAGCCTGGTACTCGCTCAGCTCGGCAAGCTGCGCCACGGCTACCTGCGAGTGAGCCACGCTGGCCAGCAATGGTGTTTCGGCAGCGCCGACAGCGCCTTGCAGGCTGAGCTGGAAATCGTCGACGACAGAGCCTGGCGCCTGATTGCCTGCAACGGCTCGATCGGTGCCGGCGAGGCATACATCCACGGCTACTGGCGCAGCCCTGACCTGGCCGCCGTGACGCGCCTGTTCGTGGCCAACCTCGAGGTTCTCGACGCCATGGAAAGCGGGCTTGCCCGCTTGGGGCGGCCTGCGCTGCGGCTGCTGCATTGGCTCAACCGCAACAGCCGACGCGGGGCCAGGCGCAATATCCTGGCGCATTACGACCTGGGCAACGCCCTGTTCGAACAGCTGCTCGACCCGACCATGATGTACTCGGCAGCGATGTTCGAGCATGACGGGCAAAGCCTCGAGCAGGCCCAGTTGAACAAGCTGGAGCACATCTGCCAGAAACTCCGCCTGCACCCCGGCGATCACTTGATCGAGATCGGTTGTGGCTGGGGCAGCCTGGCCATTCACGCCGCCACCCGGCATGGCTGCCGAGTGACCACCACGACGCTGTCGGAAGCCCAATATGCGTATACCCGCCAGCGCGTGGAGGCGCTGGGCCTGGCGCAGCGCGTGACCGTGCTACGCGAGGACTACCGCGACCTGCGCGGCACGTTCGACAAACTGGTATCGATCGAAATGATCGAGGCCGTCGGCCACCGCTACCTGCCCGACTACTTCAACCAATGTGCCCGGCTGCTCAAGCCGGACGGCCTGATGCTGCTGCAGGCCATCACCATCCGCGATCAACGCTACCACCAGGCGCGCCGCTCGGTGGACTTCATCCAGCGCTATATCTTCCCCGGCGGTGCCTTGCCCTCGTTGACCGTGCTGCTGCACAACGCCACCCGGCACACGCCGCTGAACCTGGTGCACCTGCAGGATTTCGGCCTGGACTACGCGCGCACATTGCGCCATTGGCACGACAACCTGCGCCAGGCGCGCAACGCGCTGAACGCGTTGGGCTATGACGACGCGTTCCAGCGTCTCTGGGAGTTCTACCTGTGTTATTGCCAGGGCGGTTTCGAGGAGCGTGCGATCGGCGTGGCGCAACTGTTGCTGGCCGCGCCCAAAGCCTTGCGCGCCCCGCTGCCCGAGCATTGA
- a CDS encoding DUF1365 domain-containing protein, which translates to MNSRLCQGWVSHRRLLPRAHAFRYRIGMFDLDLDDSARLPALSPWLGRWRLAPLCWRETDYLPGLTRQGLSLADAARHLVGRATGQAPTGPVRLLTQLRCWGLSFNPVSFYFCHDAEAHLVAILLEVRNTPWRERFHYVLPVQAGLDRPYRMAKAFHVSPFMPLAMDYRLRFHLDAEHVRLHMENWHAGHKVFEADLALRRQPLDSRSLLRHILAFPWMSLRTLSAIYWQALRLLFKRTPVHDHAASQGNLAVGQPCEDPEHAQSQRER; encoded by the coding sequence GTGAACAGCAGGCTTTGCCAAGGCTGGGTCAGCCATCGCCGGCTGCTGCCACGCGCGCATGCATTTCGCTACCGCATCGGCATGTTCGACCTCGACCTCGACGACAGCGCCAGGCTGCCGGCCCTATCGCCCTGGCTCGGGCGCTGGCGCCTGGCGCCGCTGTGCTGGCGCGAGACCGATTACCTGCCAGGCCTGACCCGCCAGGGGCTGAGCCTGGCCGATGCCGCCCGCCACCTGGTCGGGCGGGCCACCGGGCAGGCGCCCACCGGGCCGGTTCGCCTATTGACCCAGCTGCGCTGCTGGGGGTTGTCGTTCAACCCGGTGAGCTTCTACTTCTGCCACGACGCCGAGGCACACCTGGTGGCCATCCTGCTGGAAGTGCGCAACACGCCCTGGCGTGAACGCTTCCATTACGTGCTGCCGGTGCAGGCTGGCCTCGACCGGCCCTACCGCATGGCCAAGGCCTTCCATGTGTCACCGTTCATGCCGCTGGCCATGGACTACCGCCTGCGCTTTCACCTGGACGCCGAGCATGTGCGCCTGCACATGGAAAACTGGCACGCCGGGCACAAGGTGTTCGAGGCCGACCTGGCGCTACGCCGCCAGCCGCTCGATAGCCGGTCGTTGCTCCGCCACATCCTGGCATTCCCGTGGATGAGCCTGCGGACCTTGTCGGCCATCTACTGGCAGGCATTGCGCCTGCTGTTCAAACGTACCCCTGTCCATGACCACGCTGCCAGCCAGGGCAACCTGGCCGTCGGCCAACCTTGTGAGGATCCTGAGCATGCACAATCCCAGCGTGAGCGTTAG
- a CDS encoding NAD(P)/FAD-dependent oxidoreductase produces MRIAIIGSGISGLTCAYLLSRRHQVTVFEADSWIGGHTHTVDVSCGGRTYAIDTGFIVFNDWTYPHFIRLLDRLGVASQPTEMSFSVHDPASGLAYNGHSLNTLFAQRRNLLSVGFWGMLRDILRFNREALADLDGQRQLAHATLGEYLHVGGYGERFIEHYIIPMGAAIWSMSRSDMLAFPLAFFVRFCRNHGLLSVNQRPQWRVIQGGSRSYLEPLCKPFADQLRLACKVYRVVRDDGGVTLHSAAGTERFDSVVFACHSDQALALLEAPSILERKVLAAIRYASNDVVLHTDTRLLPPIKAAWASWNYRLGGPPQAPAALTYNMNILQGLQAPQTFCVSLNQTALIDPMQILARFQYAHPQYSLAATAAQARHAELQGHRHSYYCGAYWGNGFHEDGVASALKVAERFGETL; encoded by the coding sequence ATGCGTATCGCGATCATTGGCAGCGGCATTTCCGGCCTGACCTGCGCCTATCTGCTGTCGCGCCGGCATCAGGTCACGGTGTTCGAGGCCGACAGCTGGATCGGCGGGCATACCCACACGGTAGATGTCAGCTGTGGCGGCAGAACCTACGCCATCGACACTGGTTTCATCGTCTTCAACGACTGGACCTACCCGCACTTCATCCGCCTGCTCGACCGCCTCGGGGTCGCCTCGCAGCCGACCGAAATGAGCTTTTCAGTGCACGACCCGGCGAGCGGCCTGGCCTACAACGGGCACAGCCTGAACACCTTGTTCGCGCAACGGCGCAACCTGCTGTCGGTGGGCTTCTGGGGCATGCTCAGGGATATCCTGCGCTTCAACCGCGAAGCCTTGGCCGACCTCGACGGCCAGCGCCAGCTGGCCCACGCCACCCTCGGTGAGTACCTGCATGTCGGGGGCTACGGCGAGCGCTTCATCGAGCACTACATCATCCCCATGGGCGCGGCGATCTGGTCGATGTCGCGCAGTGACATGCTTGCCTTTCCGCTGGCGTTTTTCGTGCGCTTCTGCCGCAACCACGGTTTGCTGTCGGTCAACCAGCGCCCGCAGTGGCGGGTCATCCAGGGGGGCTCGCGCAGTTACCTGGAACCGCTATGCAAACCCTTCGCCGACCAGTTACGCCTGGCGTGCAAGGTCTACCGGGTGGTACGCGACGACGGCGGGGTGACCCTGCACAGTGCCGCCGGCACCGAGCGCTTCGACAGTGTCGTGTTCGCCTGCCACAGCGACCAGGCGCTGGCCTTGCTGGAAGCGCCGAGCATCCTCGAGCGCAAGGTGCTCGCGGCTATCCGCTATGCCAGCAACGACGTGGTGCTGCATACCGATACTCGCCTGTTGCCACCCATCAAGGCAGCCTGGGCCAGTTGGAACTATCGCCTGGGCGGGCCCCCTCAGGCGCCGGCGGCGCTGACCTACAACATGAACATCCTGCAAGGCCTGCAGGCGCCGCAAACCTTCTGCGTCAGCCTCAACCAGACCGCGCTGATAGACCCAATGCAGATCCTTGCCCGCTTCCAGTATGCCCACCCGCAATACAGCCTGGCGGCGACCGCGGCACAGGCACGCCACGCCGAACTGCAGGGCCACAGGCACAGCTACTACTGTGGCGCCTACTGGGGCAACGGCTTCCATGAAGACGGCGTGGCAAGCGCCTTGAAAGTCGCCGAACGGTTCGGAGAAACACTGTGA
- a CDS encoding SDR family NAD(P)-dependent oxidoreductase, giving the protein MSRCWLTGASSGIGAALAEQLLEQGHQVAVGGRHAERLAPLVQRFPGQVLLAVGDLDDSHQVEQIAARINQAWGGLDIAIFNAGTCEYLEPGHFDPALIERVLRTNLLATSQCLAAALPLLRAGSHPHLVVMGSSVTWLALPRAGAYGASKAALRYLVESLRIDLFSEGIDVTLVSPGFVDTPLTRRNDFPMPQMWTAARAARFIVSRLPRRPLEISFPRGFILVLRLLGSLPARLRLAIGLRLARRQEG; this is encoded by the coding sequence ATGAGCCGGTGCTGGCTGACCGGCGCAAGTAGCGGTATCGGCGCCGCGCTTGCCGAGCAACTGCTCGAACAAGGCCACCAAGTCGCCGTGGGCGGGCGCCATGCCGAACGCCTGGCGCCGTTGGTGCAACGCTTTCCCGGCCAGGTACTGCTGGCTGTCGGCGATCTTGACGACTCGCACCAGGTGGAGCAGATCGCCGCCCGGATCAACCAGGCCTGGGGCGGCCTCGACATCGCGATTTTCAATGCCGGCACCTGCGAATACCTGGAGCCCGGGCATTTCGACCCGGCCCTGATCGAGCGGGTGCTGCGCACCAACCTGCTGGCGACCAGCCAATGCCTGGCGGCCGCCCTACCCTTGCTGCGCGCCGGCAGCCACCCCCATCTGGTGGTGATGGGCAGCTCGGTGACCTGGCTGGCCCTGCCCCGAGCCGGCGCCTACGGTGCGTCCAAGGCGGCCTTGCGCTACCTGGTGGAATCACTGCGCATCGACCTGTTCAGCGAAGGCATCGACGTCACCCTGGTCAGCCCAGGGTTCGTCGACACACCGCTGACCCGACGCAACGATTTCCCGATGCCGCAAATGTGGACAGCCGCCCGCGCGGCACGCTTCATCGTCAGCCGCCTGCCCCGGCGGCCGCTGGAGATCAGTTTCCCGCGCGGCTTCATCCTGGTGCTGAGGTTGCTCGGCAGTTTGCCGGCGCGCCTGCGCCTGGCCATCGGCCTGCGCCTGGCCCGCAGGCAGGAAGGGTGA
- a CDS encoding nuclear transport factor 2 family protein: MSVYLQRFAERFACLQRDNLHLLGELYDDSVTFRDPLHHIEGLDALRAYFGQLYANAGDISYSFAGYDEVRPGQGYLRWRLRFCHPRLKGGEPVSLQGCSFLQWRERVFSHQDYFDAGALLYEHVPLLGGAVRWLKGRLA, translated from the coding sequence ATGTCCGTCTACCTTCAGCGGTTCGCCGAGCGTTTCGCCTGCCTTCAGCGCGACAACCTGCACCTCCTCGGCGAGTTATATGACGATTCGGTCACCTTCCGCGATCCCCTGCACCATATCGAGGGGCTCGATGCGTTACGCGCCTATTTCGGCCAGTTGTATGCCAATGCGGGCGATATCAGCTACAGCTTCGCCGGCTACGACGAGGTGCGGCCAGGCCAGGGCTACCTGCGCTGGCGCTTGCGCTTCTGCCACCCGCGGCTGAAAGGCGGCGAGCCCGTCAGCCTGCAAGGTTGCAGCTTCCTGCAATGGCGCGAACGGGTGTTCAGCCACCAGGACTACTTCGACGCCGGCGCGCTGCTGTATGAACACGTTCCGCTCCTCGGCGGCGCGGTTCGCTGGCTGAAAGGGCGGCTGGCATGA
- a CDS encoding PAS domain S-box protein, with the protein MINAKLLQLMVDNSNDGIVVAEQEGNDSILIYVNPAFERLTGYRSDDILYQDCRFLQGADHDQLALERIRQAIREGRPCCQVLRNYRKDGSLFWNELSITPVHNDADELTYYIGIQRDVTAQVHAEQRVRELEAEVAALRQQLAVQKS; encoded by the coding sequence ATGATCAACGCAAAGCTCCTGCAACTGATGGTCGACAACTCCAACGACGGTATCGTCGTCGCCGAACAGGAAGGCAACGACAGCATTCTTATCTACGTCAACCCTGCGTTCGAACGGCTGACCGGCTATCGCAGCGACGACATCCTGTACCAGGATTGTCGCTTCCTGCAGGGCGCTGACCACGATCAGCTGGCCCTGGAACGCATTCGCCAAGCGATCCGTGAGGGCCGCCCGTGCTGCCAGGTGCTACGCAACTATCGCAAGGACGGCAGCCTGTTCTGGAACGAGCTGTCCATCACGCCGGTGCACAACGACGCCGATGAGCTGACCTACTACATCGGCATCCAGCGCGATGTGACGGCGCAGGTGCACGCCGAACAGCGGGTGCGTGAGCTGGAGGCGGAAGTCGCGGCGTTGCGCCAGCAGCTCGCCGTACAGAAATCATGA
- a CDS encoding MerR family transcriptional regulator: protein MTETTSTDLLPMRDVVSLTGINPVTLRAWERRHGLIQPHRTEGGHRLYTPGDVQRIRDILRWTANGLPISKVGALLERQPVECRQGDEQFADWRAALARAAAAYDVQALEALHGQLFTLLPKTAVLSQVLLPVWQQLRSSNAPGARSQWLFVDFFLRARLLLRLQLNQAAAPRVLLVAGDEQAELALLGTALLLSGEQQRIEVLGGPLPLEEVALVCAAVQPAALVVAMQGPLNAALAKRLRWLQMEIACPLALAGEGLVLSQALLDGAPVCLLDTQGGDVASVLSALLRGGLDV, encoded by the coding sequence ATGACTGAAACGACCTCCACCGATTTGCTGCCCATGCGTGACGTGGTCAGCCTGACAGGCATCAACCCGGTTACCCTACGTGCCTGGGAGCGCCGCCATGGGCTGATCCAGCCGCATCGCACCGAAGGCGGCCATCGCCTGTACACGCCCGGCGATGTACAACGGATCCGCGATATCCTGCGCTGGACCGCCAATGGCCTGCCGATCAGCAAGGTGGGCGCGTTGCTCGAACGGCAGCCTGTCGAGTGCCGGCAGGGCGACGAGCAGTTCGCCGATTGGCGCGCGGCGCTGGCGCGGGCCGCTGCGGCTTACGATGTACAGGCGCTGGAAGCGCTGCACGGGCAGCTGTTCACCCTGTTGCCGAAAACGGCCGTGCTCAGCCAGGTGTTGCTGCCGGTGTGGCAGCAACTGCGCAGCAGCAACGCGCCAGGGGCCCGCAGCCAATGGTTGTTTGTCGATTTTTTCCTGCGCGCCCGGCTGCTGCTGCGCCTGCAGCTGAATCAGGCCGCTGCCCCACGGGTGCTGCTGGTGGCAGGCGACGAACAGGCGGAGCTGGCACTGCTGGGTACTGCACTGCTGCTCAGTGGCGAGCAGCAACGCATCGAGGTCCTGGGTGGGCCTCTGCCACTGGAGGAGGTGGCACTGGTGTGTGCGGCGGTGCAACCGGCGGCGCTCGTGGTGGCGATGCAAGGGCCGCTGAATGCCGCACTGGCCAAGCGCCTGCGCTGGCTGCAGATGGAGATCGCCTGCCCGCTGGCCCTGGCCGGCGAGGGGCTGGTGTTGTCGCAGGCGCTACTCGACGGCGCGCCCGTGTGCCTGCTCGATACCCAGGGCGGGGATGTGGCATCGGTGCTCAGCGCCTTGCTCAGAGGCGGGCTGGATGTGTGA
- a CDS encoding MgtC/SapB family protein has protein sequence MLDTLTVSHGAVALGIGMLVGLERERKKGRNEDHAAAGLRTFAITALLGYVSMLLAGAMLVGVASLGLVLMLCMHYRKHADKDPEVTSEIALLLVLTLGALSLEQPELATAAGVVLTVLLALQRELHHFVLQQLSEQELRDGLMLLTVALVVLPLTPDRFLGPYHVLNPRTICTLVVLLMTVGAVGHVAMRLMGPRYGLPLSAIASGFASGSATIALLAHEARRQEVAVRALAAAAVLSNLASITQFALVLFIIDPQLVRPFATSIGLGALVTVVYGVLLLAPWRAAPGGAAAHQGDGAFSLWTALIITVALTGVVLFSAFLLDHLGQGGVSIAAFVSGLGDAHAAIASVASLVVAGRLEMADLVVPGMMALTGNTLTKCVLALSNGGLRFARYLLPAQAIILGAMWLGSV, from the coding sequence ATGCTCGACACCCTGACTGTCAGCCACGGCGCCGTAGCGCTGGGCATCGGCATGCTGGTCGGGCTAGAACGCGAACGCAAGAAAGGCCGCAACGAAGACCACGCTGCCGCCGGGCTGCGAACCTTCGCCATCACCGCCCTGCTGGGCTATGTCAGCATGCTGCTGGCCGGGGCGATGCTGGTCGGGGTGGCGAGCCTGGGCCTGGTGCTGATGCTGTGCATGCACTACCGCAAACATGCCGACAAGGACCCGGAGGTCACCAGCGAGATCGCCCTGCTGCTGGTGCTGACCCTGGGCGCGCTCAGCCTCGAGCAGCCTGAACTGGCCACCGCAGCCGGCGTGGTGCTGACCGTGCTGCTGGCCCTGCAGCGGGAACTTCATCATTTTGTGCTGCAGCAACTGAGCGAACAGGAACTGCGCGACGGCCTGATGTTGCTGACGGTGGCGCTGGTGGTGCTGCCGTTGACACCCGACCGGTTCCTGGGGCCATACCACGTGCTCAACCCGCGCACCATCTGCACGCTGGTGGTGCTGCTGATGACGGTCGGTGCCGTGGGCCATGTCGCCATGCGCCTGATGGGGCCTCGCTACGGCTTGCCCTTGAGCGCAATCGCTTCGGGCTTTGCCTCGGGCTCGGCGACCATTGCCCTGCTGGCACACGAAGCCCGGCGCCAGGAAGTTGCCGTGCGCGCCCTGGCGGCGGCGGCCGTGCTGTCCAACCTCGCCAGCATTACCCAGTTCGCCCTGGTGCTGTTCATCATCGACCCTCAGCTGGTGCGCCCGTTCGCCACCTCCATCGGGCTCGGTGCATTGGTTACCGTGGTGTATGGCGTACTGCTGCTGGCCCCCTGGCGTGCCGCGCCAGGCGGGGCCGCGGCGCATCAGGGCGACGGTGCCTTCAGCCTCTGGACCGCGCTGATCATTACCGTCGCCCTGACCGGCGTTGTCCTGTTCTCGGCGTTTCTGCTGGATCATCTCGGCCAAGGCGGCGTCAGCATCGCGGCGTTCGTCAGTGGCTTGGGGGATGCCCATGCGGCCATTGCGTCGGTGGCCTCGCTGGTGGTGGCCGGGCGGCTGGAGATGGCCGATCTGGTGGTGCCGGGCATGATGGCCCTGACCGGGAACACCTTGACTAAATGCGTTTTGGCGCTCAGCAATGGCGGCTTGCGCTTTGCCCGTTATCTGCTTCCGGCCCAGGCGATCATACTTGGCGCGATGTGGCTAGGTTCTGTGTGA
- a CDS encoding helix-turn-helix domain-containing protein, with product MSGQLKVTLLDPPVARHAANPIHLKPLVSLCKDCRVSGLCLPTGLPVLDHSCLGALIGPRMRVRKGAALFNANDPLTMLYAVRCGSFKTSLNSVEGQGVVINFWMPGDVLGLDAIATEHHVCDAIALEDSEVCPVPYRRLQTLAREFPVLQQSLNRLMSREIVREHQRVLMLCNLTAEQRLASFLVGLSQRFVSRGYSAHGFMLRMSREDMASYLGLRLETVCRSVARLRALGIVNLHGRLVEILDPAALMALEQGGADAAHKDATKAPCSTP from the coding sequence ATGTCCGGCCAACTGAAAGTCACGCTGCTCGACCCACCTGTTGCGCGGCATGCGGCAAACCCTATCCACCTGAAACCGCTGGTGTCCCTGTGCAAGGACTGCCGTGTCAGCGGCCTGTGCCTGCCCACCGGCCTGCCCGTTCTCGACCACAGCTGCCTGGGCGCATTGATAGGCCCACGCATGCGCGTTCGCAAAGGCGCAGCGTTGTTCAATGCCAACGACCCACTGACCATGCTCTATGCGGTGCGCTGCGGCAGTTTCAAGACCAGCCTGAACAGCGTCGAAGGCCAGGGCGTGGTGATCAACTTCTGGATGCCGGGTGACGTGCTCGGCCTCGATGCGATTGCCACCGAGCACCATGTCTGTGACGCCATTGCCCTGGAAGACAGCGAAGTCTGCCCGGTGCCCTATCGCCGCCTGCAAACCCTGGCGCGAGAGTTTCCGGTGCTGCAGCAAAGCCTGAACCGCTTGATGAGCCGGGAGATCGTGCGTGAGCACCAGCGCGTGCTGATGCTGTGCAACCTCACCGCCGAACAGCGGCTGGCGAGCTTCCTGGTCGGGCTGTCGCAGCGCTTTGTCAGCCGTGGCTACTCGGCCCATGGCTTCATGTTGCGCATGTCCCGCGAGGACATGGCCTCGTACCTTGGCCTGCGCCTGGAAACCGTCTGCCGTTCGGTTGCCCGCCTGCGCGCGCTGGGCATCGTCAACCTGCATGGACGGCTGGTGGAAATTCTCGACCCGGCGGCGCTGATGGCCCTGGAGCAAGGCGGCGCTGATGCCGCGCACAAGGACGCCACGAAGGCGCCATGCTCGACACCCTGA
- a CDS encoding universal stress protein — METPQRLLLIASPLMRRTPVYDRAAALAKAKGMALHIVAFDYLEGLATAGLVNDQALAVMREGYVQQHREWLETQALPMRRNGVTVTTEVVWVQHPLKEILVHLREQPFAMLIKAFEHEPWWMRAMFTSLDIQLLRETRIPLHLVHKASNALPRKILAAVDLSRPEDQFEGFNDQIIGEALKLALQCNAQVELLYVYDLGAMYVDAGGSREHSFLFESNLAQTLHEVQSDAFQALAERNGIAAEHRHMRIGDPAKALAVFMDNNDIDVLVMGSYHHHGIGWFIGSTAERVLHRLSSSVLVISPERSQG; from the coding sequence ATGGAAACCCCGCAAAGACTGCTGCTGATTGCCTCCCCGCTGATGCGCCGGACCCCGGTCTATGACCGTGCCGCAGCGCTGGCCAAGGCCAAGGGGATGGCGCTGCACATCGTCGCTTTCGACTACCTGGAAGGGCTGGCCACGGCAGGCCTGGTCAACGACCAGGCACTGGCTGTGATGCGCGAGGGCTATGTCCAGCAACACCGTGAGTGGCTGGAGACACAGGCGCTACCGATGCGTCGCAACGGGGTCACGGTTACCACGGAAGTGGTGTGGGTACAGCACCCGTTGAAGGAAATACTCGTGCATTTGCGCGAACAACCCTTTGCCATGTTGATCAAGGCATTCGAACATGAGCCCTGGTGGATGCGCGCCATGTTCACTTCGCTGGATATCCAGCTGCTGCGCGAAACCCGCATCCCGCTGCACCTGGTGCACAAGGCCAGCAATGCGCTGCCGCGCAAGATCCTTGCAGCGGTTGACCTGTCCAGGCCGGAAGACCAGTTTGAAGGCTTCAATGACCAGATCATCGGCGAAGCGTTGAAGCTGGCCTTGCAGTGCAATGCGCAGGTCGAATTGTTGTATGTCTACGATCTGGGCGCCATGTACGTGGACGCCGGCGGTAGCCGCGAGCATTCCTTCCTGTTCGAATCGAACCTTGCCCAGACCCTGCACGAAGTACAGAGCGATGCGTTCCAGGCGCTTGCCGAACGCAACGGGATCGCCGCCGAACACCGGCATATGCGCATAGGTGACCCGGCCAAGGCCCTGGCCGTGTTCATGGACAACAATGACATCGATGTGCTGGTCATGGGCAGTTACCACCACCATGGTATCGGCTGGTTCATCGGCAGTACCGCCGAGCGGGTTCTGCACCGGCTGTCCAGCAGCGTGCTGGTGATATCGCCGGAGCGTTCCCAGGGGTAG
- a CDS encoding GNAT family N-acetyltransferase, translating to MNGQPTEQPQACEHWVEKLADGTPVLIRPLREEDHERDKRFLSTIAYETRRFRFIAGLSGGLPSLDPLRMPVDYHQRMAYIALAHVEGKLVQVGVSRYAGIPGSQQCECAVAVDEAWQRKGLGRRLMTHLIDAARSNGYQCMVSRDLANNYAMHRLTKALGFSSRYLGGDVSEILHELDLRS from the coding sequence ATGAACGGGCAGCCAACTGAACAGCCCCAGGCGTGCGAGCACTGGGTCGAAAAGCTCGCGGACGGTACGCCAGTGCTGATCCGCCCACTGCGCGAGGAAGACCACGAAAGGGACAAGCGCTTTCTCAGCACCATCGCCTATGAAACCCGTCGGTTCCGCTTCATCGCCGGGTTGAGCGGCGGCCTGCCGAGCCTGGACCCGCTGCGGATGCCGGTTGATTACCACCAGCGCATGGCCTACATCGCACTGGCGCATGTCGAGGGCAAACTGGTCCAGGTCGGTGTCAGCCGCTATGCCGGCATACCTGGCAGCCAACAGTGCGAATGTGCGGTCGCGGTCGATGAAGCCTGGCAGCGCAAAGGCCTCGGCAGGCGCCTGATGACACACCTGATCGACGCGGCGCGCAGCAATGGTTACCAGTGCATGGTGTCCAGGGACCTGGCGAACAACTATGCCATGCACCGGCTGACCAAGGCGCTGGGCTTCAGCTCACGCTACCTGGGTGGCGACGTCAGCGAGATCCTCCACGAGCTTGACCTGCGCAGTTGA
- a CDS encoding universal stress protein yields the protein MGQYRQLLVLLTEVDPHSAALRRGLALAHVSGASVHVLGLFEPSEEHLLREERLNEADIKRQYEAYRERLTALVERHRNSGVALTVDSLQADDIRSQAIDYINELQPDMVIKDSEAAATLVRLFSTPLDCALMRGCKGVTQFVPAAAVSLPQRILVAVDTAFSETPAIQELFNRGLIRAAQALALQCDAQLHLLSAYNLAGVFASDMNVTQAWIDEMREALQQPFAELADAEGVAADRRHFIEGGPVQVIREQVAALDIDALVMGVVQPKGLDKLLGDTTERIVGRPPCSVLAVHPEVAETWEPSPCN from the coding sequence ATGGGTCAATATCGACAACTGCTGGTGCTGCTCACCGAGGTCGATCCGCATTCCGCGGCGTTGCGCAGGGGCCTGGCCCTGGCGCATGTCAGCGGCGCCAGCGTGCACGTGCTGGGCTTGTTCGAGCCGAGCGAGGAACATTTGCTGCGCGAAGAGCGGCTGAACGAGGCTGACATCAAGCGCCAGTACGAAGCCTATCGCGAGCGTCTGACGGCCCTGGTCGAGCGGCACCGCAACAGTGGCGTCGCGCTGACCGTCGATAGCCTGCAGGCCGACGACATTCGCAGCCAGGCCATCGATTACATCAACGAACTGCAGCCCGACATGGTCATCAAGGACAGCGAGGCTGCAGCGACCCTGGTCCGTTTGTTCAGCACCCCGCTGGACTGTGCGTTGATGCGCGGTTGCAAGGGCGTCACCCAGTTCGTGCCGGCGGCGGCGGTGTCGTTGCCGCAACGTATCCTGGTAGCCGTGGACACCGCGTTCAGCGAGACGCCGGCCATCCAGGAACTTTTCAACCGGGGGCTGATCCGTGCAGCCCAGGCCCTGGCCTTGCAGTGCGACGCGCAATTGCACCTGCTGTCGGCGTATAACCTGGCCGGGGTATTCGCTTCGGACATGAATGTCACCCAGGCCTGGATCGACGAAATGCGCGAGGCGCTGCAGCAACCGTTCGCGGAGCTGGCCGATGCCGAAGGGGTCGCAGCGGACCGCCGGCACTTCATCGAAGGTGGCCCGGTGCAGGTCATCCGTGAACAGGTGGCCGCCCTCGATATCGATGCGCTGGTGATGGGGGTGGTGCAGCCCAAGGGGCTGGACAAACTGCTGGGTGACACCACCGAACGCATCGTCGGCCGTCCGCCGTGCAGCGTGCTTGCGGTTCATCCTGAGGTGGCCGAAACCTGGGAGCCCTCGCCATGCAACTGA